A stretch of DNA from Desulfosarcina ovata subsp. ovata:
CAAGAACATTCATAACGGCGCCGATTGATGGCTGAAATAAATAATTCGATAACAAACAAAAAGCCGAATTCGGTGCCAAACCTGGCTAAAGAATGCCGATCAGCATACGGGTGCCCACCACCAGCAGCAGGATGGCAAAGACCCGTTTGAGCCGATCGACGGGCAGGCTGTGGGCCAGGCGAACGCCCAAGGGGGCCGTCACGACACTCGTCAACACGATACCCACCAGTGCCGGCAAATAGACGTACCCCACGGAGTAGGTCGGCAGCTCGGCGGCGTTGAACCCATTGTAAACATAGCCGATCGTTCCGGCGATAGCGATCGGAAAGCCAATGGCGGCTGACGTGCCGATGGCATGGTGAACCGGCATGTTGCACCAGAGCATGAAAGGGACGGAGAGCGTGCCGCCGCCGATGCCCACCAGGCTCGACACGATCCCGATGACGTTGCCGACACCGAACATGGCGGCATGGCCCGGAATCTGCCGGGATGGTTTCGGTTTTTTGTTGGTTAGCATCTGTGTTGCCACATAATATAGGAAAATGACGAAGAACACTTTCAGAAAACGCGTGGAAAGCTGGGCGGCAATGCAACTCCCGATAAAGGTGCCGCTAAAGATGCCGATAACGATTTTGCGCACCACATTCCAGTGAACCGCACCCCGCTTGTGATGGGCGCGAAAGCTGGAAACCGCCGTGAACATGATACTGGCCAGGGAGGTGCCCAGGGCCAGATGCATGATCACCGCGTCGGGAATTCCCTGGCGGACAAAACAGAAAACCAACAGGGGAACGATTACCAGCCCGCCGCCGATACCGAGAAGTCCGGCCAGAATGCCGGCGACAGCGCCAACCAGGATGTACATCAACAAAATTGTCGTCATGGAGTTACTCCGTGGTCAATGACGGGGACAGAGAGATGCGACGGGTAAATCGCAGA
This window harbors:
- a CDS encoding sulfite exporter TauE/SafE family protein, yielding MTTILLMYILVGAVAGILAGLLGIGGGLVIVPLLVFCFVRQGIPDAVIMHLALGTSLASIMFTAVSSFRAHHKRGAVHWNVVRKIVIGIFSGTFIGSCIAAQLSTRFLKVFFVIFLYYVATQMLTNKKPKPSRQIPGHAAMFGVGNVIGIVSSLVGIGGGTLSVPFMLWCNMPVHHAIGTSAAIGFPIAIAGTIGYVYNGFNAAELPTYSVGYVYLPALVGIVLTSVVTAPLGVRLAHSLPVDRLKRVFAILLLVVGTRMLIGIL